One Pirellulales bacterium genomic region harbors:
- a CDS encoding PilT/PilU family type 4a pilus ATPase, producing the protein MSPHFPTPAWQELLTAVIVHNASDLHLTEGVAAYLRVDNELRAFPELCQGKGEIDQLLKDLLSPSQREKYHALSQLDLAFFSPGHGRFRVNLYRQRGSSALAVRRLDENYRSFDALHLPVQLEALTRFPDGLVLVTGPTGSGKSTTLATMLHQINLFRACHIITIEDPIEYIHHNHNSLVHQREVHSDVPSFAAAVTAALREDPDVLLVGEMRDLETMRATLIAAETGHLVFSTLHTNDVPGTISRLVNAFPGDEQILVREQLSRGLRAIVSQRLQTVSGGRGRVPICEILRVTPAVANLIRTGQLHQLTSQMQTGSAEGMLIAEQSLAECVVKGQLTKGEALRLARDESIFEQRLQMTANQPRGFPLLARK; encoded by the coding sequence ATGTCGCCCCACTTCCCCACTCCGGCCTGGCAAGAACTGCTAACCGCCGTCATTGTCCACAATGCGTCCGATTTGCACCTGACCGAAGGGGTGGCGGCCTATCTGCGCGTGGATAATGAATTACGAGCGTTTCCCGAATTATGCCAAGGTAAAGGGGAAATCGACCAATTACTCAAAGATTTGCTCAGCCCGTCCCAAAGGGAGAAATATCACGCCCTGTCACAACTGGATCTGGCTTTTTTTAGTCCGGGACATGGGCGATTCCGGGTGAATCTATATCGTCAGCGGGGGTCGTCGGCCCTGGCCGTGCGGCGGTTGGATGAAAATTACCGTTCATTCGACGCCCTTCATTTGCCCGTGCAATTAGAGGCGCTCACCCGCTTTCCCGATGGTCTGGTGCTGGTTACGGGGCCAACGGGAAGCGGCAAATCAACAACCTTGGCGACGATGTTGCACCAGATCAACCTGTTTAGAGCTTGCCATATCATCACCATCGAGGATCCCATTGAGTATATTCACCATAACCACAATAGCCTGGTGCATCAGCGGGAAGTCCATTCTGACGTGCCCAGCTTTGCCGCCGCGGTGACCGCCGCCCTGCGCGAAGACCCGGATGTGCTGCTGGTGGGGGAAATGCGCGACCTCGAGACAATGCGCGCCACCTTAATTGCGGCCGAAACTGGTCACCTGGTGTTTTCCACCCTGCATACCAATGACGTGCCGGGCACCATCAGCCGGTTGGTCAACGCATTTCCCGGTGATGAACAAATTTTAGTCCGCGAGCAACTTTCCCGCGGGTTGCGCGCGATTGTCAGCCAACGATTGCAAACCGTTAGCGGAGGCCGGGGGCGAGTACCCATTTGCGAAATCTTGCGGGTAACGCCCGCCGTGGCCAATTTGATCCGTACCGGCCAACTCCACCAACTCACCAGCCAAATGCAGACAGGCTCGGCCGAGGGGATGCTAATTGCCGAGCAGTCCCTGGCCGAATGCGTGGTCAAAGGCCAATTGACCAAAGGGGAGGCTTTACGGCTAGCCCGGGACGAATCAATTTTTGAGCAGCGCTTGCAGATGACGGCCAATCAACCCCGAGGATTCCCTCTACTGGCTAGAAAATAG
- a CDS encoding cupin domain-containing protein, whose protein sequence is MQVHHYEQIPQKPVTMPGAQGCTVRWLVGVPEGAPNFSLRQFEVAPGGFTPRHFHDYEHEIFVLEGRGEVLDGETPHPLGPGDVLLVKPNEPHQFRNTGQAALKFLCLIPNSALDKQATVVPECGQ, encoded by the coding sequence ATGCAAGTTCACCATTACGAACAAATTCCCCAAAAGCCCGTCACCATGCCGGGTGCCCAAGGTTGCACCGTCCGTTGGTTGGTTGGCGTCCCCGAAGGAGCGCCGAATTTTTCGCTGCGGCAGTTTGAGGTAGCGCCCGGTGGTTTTACACCCCGGCATTTTCATGACTATGAACATGAAATTTTTGTGCTGGAGGGGAGGGGAGAAGTGCTCGACGGGGAGACGCCGCATCCGTTGGGGCCGGGGGATGTCCTATTGGTTAAACCCAATGAACCGCATCAATTTCGTAATACCGGCCAGGCGGCTCTAAAGTTCTTGTGCTTGATTCCCAACTCCGCCTTGGATAAGCAAGCGACCGTCGTGCCGGAGTGCGGGCAGTGA
- the ligA gene encoding NAD-dependent DNA ligase LigA has protein sequence MSDTPNLPAGQLDALSAANAADRMAELTRLILRHDELYYTRAQPEITDFQYDQLQAELRALENLYPALARPDSPTRRVGGAPVAELTSVAHRVPMLSIENTYSVEELRGFGKRVEKLLPGEQIAWVVELKIDGVAVSLLYENGELIQAATRGNGMVGDDITHNARTIRDIPRRLRDSAPPARVELRGEIYLTNPDLAQLNAQQTAQGLEPYANPRNVAAGSIRLLDPQICSQRRLRLFVHGLGEMQGYAPATHAQFLEQVRIWGLPATPLATTWDSLDLAIAHADELIERLHELDFEVDGLVLKVNSLEQRVKLGTTSKFPRWAVAYKFEKYEAATKLLDITVQVGKTGTITPVAELQPVQLAGTVVRRASLHNAEEIERKDIRLGDHVIVEKAGKVIPHIVRVELHERQTDLPKYQFPTACPECGTPAVKDQGGVYIRCPNATCPAQIREKIRYFATRNAMDIEGLGEKLIAQLVAAGLVKTYGDLFRLTAEQLSTLERMGEKSAENLLAQLQAAKDRGLARLLNALSIRHVGVRVAQILAQKFGTLQNLQQATLVELSSVAEIGPIIAQSVYDYLRNPAEQAILADLAALGVRLDLPEAERPATGGVFSGKTLVVTGTLTHYKRNEIEELITKLGGKAAGSVSAKTAFVVAGADAGSKLAKAQQLGVRILSEDDFRQMVAGSTE, from the coding sequence GTGAGCGATACCCCGAATTTACCCGCCGGCCAGTTGGATGCCTTATCCGCCGCCAACGCCGCCGACCGCATGGCCGAGCTAACCCGCTTGATCCTGCGGCATGACGAATTATATTACACGCGGGCGCAGCCGGAGATTACTGATTTTCAGTATGACCAGTTGCAGGCCGAGCTACGCGCGCTCGAAAATCTTTACCCCGCGCTCGCCCGTCCCGACAGTCCCACGCGGCGGGTCGGGGGAGCGCCGGTGGCGGAGTTAACGTCGGTCGCGCACCGCGTGCCGATGTTGTCCATCGAAAACACCTACAGCGTCGAAGAGCTGCGCGGCTTTGGCAAACGGGTGGAAAAACTCTTGCCGGGTGAACAAATCGCCTGGGTGGTGGAGCTGAAAATTGACGGTGTCGCAGTTTCGTTACTGTACGAAAATGGCGAACTTATCCAAGCCGCCACCCGAGGCAACGGCATGGTGGGAGATGACATCACCCATAACGCCCGCACGATACGCGATATTCCCCGGCGCCTGCGGGACTCTGCCCCTCCCGCGCGCGTGGAACTGCGCGGTGAAATCTACCTGACAAATCCCGATTTGGCGCAGCTAAACGCCCAACAGACGGCGCAGGGCTTGGAACCATACGCCAATCCACGCAATGTCGCCGCGGGCAGCATTCGCCTGCTCGACCCGCAAATTTGTTCCCAGCGGCGGTTGCGCTTGTTCGTGCATGGTTTGGGTGAAATGCAGGGTTACGCCCCGGCGACCCATGCCCAATTTTTGGAACAAGTGCGAATATGGGGTTTGCCCGCCACACCCCTGGCGACCACCTGGGATAGCCTGGATCTGGCGATAGCGCATGCGGACGAGTTGATCGAGCGACTGCATGAACTGGATTTTGAAGTAGACGGGCTGGTGCTAAAGGTTAATAGTTTGGAGCAACGCGTCAAACTGGGAACCACGTCCAAGTTCCCCCGCTGGGCCGTCGCCTATAAATTTGAAAAATACGAAGCCGCGACCAAGCTGCTGGATATTACCGTTCAAGTGGGTAAAACCGGCACAATCACTCCCGTGGCCGAACTGCAGCCGGTGCAACTGGCCGGGACGGTCGTCCGCCGCGCCAGTCTGCATAACGCCGAGGAGATCGAACGCAAGGATATTCGCCTGGGAGACCACGTCATCGTGGAAAAAGCGGGCAAAGTGATACCGCATATCGTGCGGGTGGAATTGCACGAGCGACAAACCGATTTACCCAAGTACCAGTTCCCCACGGCTTGCCCCGAATGCGGCACCCCCGCGGTCAAGGACCAGGGGGGAGTCTATATCCGTTGTCCCAATGCCACTTGTCCCGCCCAAATTAGGGAAAAAATCCGCTACTTTGCCACCCGCAACGCCATGGATATTGAGGGCTTGGGTGAAAAACTAATCGCCCAACTGGTGGCGGCGGGCTTGGTAAAAACGTATGGCGATTTGTTTCGTTTGACGGCGGAGCAGCTTTCCACGCTGGAACGCATGGGCGAGAAATCCGCTGAAAACCTGCTGGCGCAACTTCAAGCCGCCAAGGATCGGGGGTTGGCCCGCTTGCTTAACGCGCTTTCCATTCGCCACGTGGGAGTGCGGGTGGCCCAAATATTGGCCCAAAAATTTGGCACGTTGCAAAATTTGCAACAGGCGACATTGGTGGAATTGAGTTCAGTCGCCGAGATCGGTCCGATCATCGCACAAAGCGTGTATGATTATTTACGCAATCCCGCGGAGCAGGCGATCTTGGCCGACTTAGCCGCGCTGGGGGTGCGGCTGGACTTGCCCGAGGCGGAACGTCCCGCGACGGGGGGCGTTTTTAGCGGTAAAACCTTGGTCGTGACCGGCACGCTGACGCATTATAAACGGAACGAAATCGAGGAACTTATTACAAAGCTGGGTGGAAAAGCGGCGGGCAGCGTATCGGCCAAGACTGCGTTTGTGGTCGCGGGGGCCGACGCGGGGAGCAAACTGGCCAAGGCCCAGCAGTTAGGCGTAAGAATTTTATCCGAGGATGATTTTCGCCAAATGGTGGCGGGGAGCACTGAATAA